A region from the Cellvibrio sp. PSBB006 genome encodes:
- a CDS encoding glycosyl hydrolase — protein sequence MIKIRWVLLLSALSLTQACQSVFTSYGAGNVSHAINPASYQCDAGQILNAGVVERNASACDAPTRLYPQRVSPAADQPTMTHRWWGSIPFHGEMITGNPNHAGYITPDPVTARISERGARLLGIPSGLRAGDKEYAYRIPEPYSDVFDGIAVGTSAGDQLQAYLKDFSDGSVTVQWRSETTPVMEATFVHGSPYVYFTALHGELILRTHAADGDQKGIFHRGDDTLGLWTDVAGNRNYFLLVGDESARFSGVTGADIRVNHTKQLTVALLPLSQGTPDEAMIKTFTTHARQPVDEVHIDYAVNRSNNQVTITHQYRFNGNSVTTLAGMLPLHWKNSAQPTTDYRVRSARGLTKFAATDRFSYTLPFVGVLPFFPAGIGDYDPAQLRTLITEFVSQGPAQWNTYADTYWTGKMLSRAAELAAIARDHGMVAEAGQLIDWLQREMEDWFRADTSGDLDTSKYFVYDQDWSTLLGFNESFFAHQQLNDHHFHYGYFVRAAAEVCRVEPEWCGDKQYGPMVELLIRDYAAGRDDPLFPYLRNFDPAYGFSWASGNANFLLGNNNESTSEAANAYGAIILYGLITGQQALVDRGIYLHASSTASYWEYWNNIDRYTNKGADYDNFPPEYSKPTTSIIWGNGHVFTTWFSEAYAHILGIQGLPLSPLVLHIGQHADYLEDYIALGLSESPNGKPSGLPDNQWPDVWWNIWAMSNGEAAAADFASRQFNYRPEDGETKAHTYHWIYTYKQLGHLATGTGALTASSPVAVAFTKDGVTTYIAYNVGSAPDLVTFSDGMALNVPGHGFRIKTSSR from the coding sequence GTGATAAAGATAAGATGGGTACTCCTGTTGAGTGCGCTAAGTCTTACGCAGGCCTGTCAATCCGTCTTCACTTCCTATGGGGCGGGCAATGTCAGCCATGCCATCAACCCGGCCAGTTACCAATGTGACGCCGGTCAAATTCTTAACGCCGGTGTGGTCGAGCGTAACGCAAGTGCTTGCGATGCGCCGACGCGGCTGTATCCCCAACGCGTTTCACCAGCGGCTGACCAGCCGACCATGACCCACCGCTGGTGGGGCTCCATTCCCTTTCACGGCGAGATGATCACCGGCAACCCGAATCACGCGGGCTACATTACGCCGGACCCCGTTACCGCCCGCATCAGCGAGCGCGGTGCGCGCCTCCTGGGGATTCCCAGCGGCTTACGTGCCGGCGACAAGGAATATGCCTACCGCATTCCCGAACCCTACAGCGACGTTTTCGACGGTATAGCGGTCGGTACGTCAGCGGGCGACCAGCTCCAGGCTTACCTGAAAGATTTCAGTGATGGCTCGGTTACCGTGCAGTGGCGCAGTGAAACCACACCGGTGATGGAAGCCACCTTTGTTCATGGCTCGCCTTACGTGTACTTCACCGCGCTGCACGGTGAACTGATCCTGCGGACCCACGCAGCCGACGGCGATCAAAAAGGCATATTCCACCGTGGCGATGACACCCTGGGTCTCTGGACTGACGTGGCGGGCAACCGCAATTACTTCCTGCTGGTCGGTGACGAGAGCGCCCGTTTTAGTGGTGTGACGGGTGCCGATATCCGGGTCAACCACACCAAACAATTAACCGTCGCGCTTTTGCCCTTGAGTCAGGGCACGCCAGACGAAGCCATGATCAAGACCTTTACCACCCATGCCCGCCAGCCAGTGGATGAAGTGCACATCGACTACGCCGTCAATCGCAGCAACAACCAGGTAACGATTACGCACCAGTACCGCTTTAATGGAAATTCGGTCACTACCCTGGCAGGGATGCTGCCCTTACATTGGAAAAACTCTGCCCAGCCGACCACAGATTACCGGGTGCGCAGCGCGCGCGGCCTGACCAAATTCGCCGCCACGGACCGGTTCAGTTACACCTTACCCTTCGTGGGTGTGCTGCCATTCTTCCCGGCTGGCATCGGCGACTATGACCCCGCGCAGCTGCGCACATTGATTACCGAGTTCGTCAGTCAGGGGCCGGCGCAGTGGAACACCTATGCCGACACCTACTGGACCGGCAAGATGCTCAGCCGCGCCGCAGAGCTGGCTGCCATTGCCCGCGATCACGGCATGGTGGCTGAAGCAGGTCAGCTGATCGATTGGCTGCAGCGTGAAATGGAAGACTGGTTTCGCGCCGACACCAGCGGTGACCTGGATACCAGCAAATACTTTGTATACGACCAGGACTGGAGCACCTTGCTGGGCTTTAACGAATCGTTTTTTGCCCACCAGCAATTGAATGACCACCATTTCCATTATGGCTATTTTGTGCGCGCGGCCGCTGAGGTGTGCCGGGTGGAACCCGAGTGGTGTGGTGATAAGCAGTATGGTCCGATGGTGGAACTGCTGATCCGCGATTACGCCGCTGGCCGCGATGATCCGCTGTTTCCCTACCTGCGCAACTTTGACCCCGCTTACGGATTTTCCTGGGCCTCGGGCAATGCCAACTTTTTGCTGGGCAATAACAACGAATCTACCTCCGAAGCGGCTAACGCTTACGGCGCGATTATTCTCTACGGCTTGATTACCGGGCAGCAAGCGCTGGTAGACCGGGGTATTTACTTGCACGCCTCATCGACGGCGAGCTACTGGGAGTACTGGAACAATATTGATCGCTACACCAACAAGGGCGCGGATTACGATAATTTTCCGCCGGAATACAGCAAGCCCACCACGTCAATTATCTGGGGCAACGGCCATGTGTTCACCACCTGGTTCAGCGAGGCCTATGCCCACATCCTCGGTATTCAGGGATTGCCCTTGAGTCCGTTGGTGCTCCATATCGGTCAGCATGCGGACTATCTGGAGGACTATATTGCGCTTGGCTTGTCTGAATCGCCCAATGGCAAACCCTCAGGGTTGCCGGACAATCAGTGGCCGGATGTCTGGTGGAATATCTGGGCCATGAGCAACGGCGAGGCTGCCGCCGCTGACTTTGCCAGTCGCCAGTTCAACTACCGGCCGGAAGATGGCGAAACAAAAGCGCACACCTATCACTGGATATACACCTACAAGCAGTTGGGACACCTGGCGACTGGCACCGGTGCCTTGACCGCCTCCAGCCCGGTGGCGGTGGCGTTTACCAAGGATGGGGTGACCACCTATATCGCCTATAACGTCGGGTCCGCACCCGACCTTGTCACTTTTTCAGATGGAATGGCCCTGAACGTACCTGGTCATGGCTTCCGTATTAAAACCAGCAGTCGGTGA
- a CDS encoding transporter substrate-binding domain-containing protein encodes MSIRPLHIVSVLLICSPLLFLWHYTSSNPQVTTIKFWNGNKTSSRQAYERDVLTAVLEVTRKGYGEIPVIEDLTDYPDPADEASIFRKKGFDVFGTVAGNPKLANEKKILIPHPMMKGLLGYRVLIIRAADRETFAGITTAAQLQQQRLGIPLGWADAALFRHNDYPVVEDGTFDDLFTRLRSNQFDYVSFGANEVESVYQERAATPADLHTDENVLLYYPFPLVFYVNPNNTELARRIDQGMQIIIHNGQLDDIFQRHYGNLVERLQLKNRALITLTNPLLPNALRNYESDLLND; translated from the coding sequence ATGAGCATTCGCCCACTTCATATTGTTTCGGTTCTGCTGATTTGTTCGCCGCTGTTGTTTTTGTGGCATTACACCAGTTCAAACCCGCAGGTCACCACCATCAAATTCTGGAATGGCAACAAAACCAGTTCCCGTCAGGCCTACGAGCGTGATGTCCTGACGGCGGTGCTTGAGGTCACCCGCAAGGGCTACGGGGAAATTCCGGTGATCGAGGATCTTACGGATTATCCCGACCCGGCTGATGAGGCCAGCATATTCCGCAAGAAAGGCTTTGATGTGTTCGGCACGGTGGCGGGTAACCCCAAGCTGGCTAACGAAAAGAAAATCCTGATTCCGCACCCGATGATGAAAGGTCTGTTGGGTTATCGCGTGCTGATAATCCGCGCCGCCGACCGTGAAACCTTCGCGGGGATAACTACCGCCGCGCAATTGCAACAACAACGTTTGGGTATTCCCCTCGGTTGGGCCGATGCGGCGTTGTTTCGCCATAACGACTATCCCGTCGTGGAAGACGGGACGTTTGATGATCTGTTTACACGTTTGCGTAGCAACCAATTTGATTATGTTTCGTTCGGGGCAAATGAAGTGGAGAGTGTTTACCAGGAGCGCGCTGCTACTCCCGCTGACCTGCACACAGATGAAAATGTGCTGCTGTATTACCCCTTCCCATTGGTGTTCTACGTCAATCCCAACAACACAGAATTAGCGCGGCGCATTGATCAAGGAATGCAAATCATTATTCATAATGGCCAGCTCGACGACATTTTCCAGCGTCACTATGGCAACCTGGTTGAGCGTTTACAGTTAAAAAATCGTGCGCTCATCACCTTGACCAATCCGCTCTTGCCCAACGCTTTACGGAATTATGAATCCGACTTGTTGAACGATTAG
- a CDS encoding TonB-dependent receptor has translation MNKNTVGFKKKLIATAVASYALVGLSGTTFAQENGEMVEEIVVTGIKGSLQRSMDIKRESQGVVDAISAEDIGKFPDTNLAESLQRITGVSIDRANGEGSKVTVRGFGPDYNLVTLNGRQMPGTTIEATSVSGSRSFDFSNLASEGISGVEVYKTVRAENPAGGVGATINIKTARPLDNPGQQFSAGVKGVYDDSAEDPSLTPEISGIYSNTFADDTFGVGLSMSYQEREGGNANAQIGTGWRYFPAGSDGWGAITNLQDTNFHTNPPSPAVMDGEEVVVPADVYGVPQQAGYNFNEYERKRLNGQLVLQFAPTENITSTLDYTYSKKEESSKFSDVGAWFNFGGNRRTSWTDNGEGVVEVPLMYEEFGLTGERGADLTFGAGLNSSVNENESIGLNVEWSVTDRLTLEFDIHSSDAESKPDSEYGNSNVITTSAFVRDSSAVYLGSDLPVLNVGIVNSDDGDTARLEDLQITGSSFRNARMLHEIDQFQFKGNFEFVDSLSLDFGVSRIEQTNRSTFANNQRDTWGGLGDEGDVPLDGYKVADIASYFDNVSGNGHDQLLGQRFVADFNKVVEYAAANLDDGGGFANCSNGSTYYCMNPTPDDVRLIEEDSTSAWVQLNAEYDIGIPVRGALGVRWEDTETRSFATPIELQYTGEVVWIGGNEMYLLAADDYEVTPVKQGEGGYDYFLPSIDLAFDVTDDVVVRTSYGRSLGRPLWNQMSALSIGRGVAPQSMFPGSPGGSGTRGDVNLKPIISDNFDLSVEWYYDEASYVSVGYYRKDVKNFIGTTVSPEVIFNAPDPSQGSRRDAAVAADPNNQWSTAAVKDYIVANTPDGDPSVDLTKNPAWVYGVEGDPNVIFNITEFLNEQEAAFEGWEFAVQHNFWDTGFGVVANYTITDSDTEYDDGNIVDPQFALTGLSDSANFIAFYEKNGVQVRLSYNWRDDYLNGTADGTGANPTYVENYQQVDLNASYDINDNFTIFFEGINITDEYRRTYGRHDLYTTGVYTSGPRYNIGARYTF, from the coding sequence ATGAACAAAAACACAGTAGGCTTCAAGAAGAAACTTATTGCGACGGCAGTGGCTTCTTACGCCCTTGTGGGGCTGAGTGGTACCACTTTCGCGCAAGAAAACGGTGAGATGGTTGAAGAAATCGTCGTAACCGGCATCAAGGGCAGCTTGCAGCGTTCTATGGATATCAAACGTGAATCGCAAGGCGTGGTAGATGCGATTTCTGCGGAAGATATCGGTAAGTTCCCTGATACCAACCTGGCAGAATCCCTGCAACGTATTACCGGTGTGTCGATTGACCGTGCTAACGGTGAAGGCTCCAAAGTCACCGTGCGCGGTTTCGGCCCCGACTACAACCTGGTGACCCTGAACGGTCGTCAGATGCCTGGCACCACCATCGAAGCAACCAGCGTGTCTGGTTCTCGTTCCTTTGACTTCTCTAACCTGGCTTCCGAAGGTATTAGCGGAGTAGAGGTTTACAAAACTGTTCGCGCCGAAAATCCGGCCGGTGGTGTGGGTGCAACCATCAACATCAAGACTGCACGCCCATTGGATAACCCTGGCCAACAATTCTCCGCCGGCGTCAAGGGTGTTTACGATGACTCTGCAGAAGATCCAAGCCTGACGCCGGAAATCTCCGGTATCTACAGCAACACCTTTGCGGATGACACCTTTGGTGTGGGCTTGTCTATGAGCTACCAGGAGCGTGAAGGCGGTAACGCTAATGCGCAAATCGGTACTGGCTGGCGTTACTTCCCGGCTGGCTCTGATGGTTGGGGTGCAATCACCAACCTGCAAGACACCAACTTTCACACCAATCCTCCTAGCCCAGCGGTTATGGACGGTGAGGAAGTTGTAGTTCCTGCTGATGTTTACGGTGTGCCACAACAAGCAGGCTACAACTTCAACGAATATGAGCGTAAGCGCTTGAATGGTCAGTTGGTGTTGCAATTTGCTCCGACTGAAAACATCACTTCAACTCTGGATTACACCTACTCCAAGAAGGAAGAGTCTTCCAAGTTCTCTGATGTGGGTGCTTGGTTTAACTTTGGCGGAAACCGCCGCACTTCCTGGACGGATAACGGTGAAGGCGTTGTTGAAGTGCCGTTGATGTATGAAGAGTTTGGTTTGACCGGAGAGAGAGGTGCTGACTTAACCTTCGGTGCCGGCCTTAACTCCAGTGTCAATGAGAACGAATCTATCGGCTTGAATGTTGAGTGGTCTGTAACTGACCGTTTAACACTTGAGTTCGATATTCACAGTTCTGATGCTGAATCCAAACCAGACAGCGAATACGGTAACAGCAACGTAATCACCACGTCTGCGTTTGTTCGCGATAGTTCAGCGGTTTATCTCGGTTCTGATCTGCCAGTGCTGAATGTCGGTATTGTAAATAGCGATGATGGCGATACTGCGCGTCTCGAAGACCTTCAGATTACCGGTAGCTCTTTCCGCAACGCGCGCATGCTGCATGAAATCGATCAATTCCAGTTCAAAGGTAACTTTGAATTCGTCGACAGCCTGAGCCTTGATTTCGGCGTGTCTCGTATCGAGCAAACCAACCGCTCTACCTTTGCAAACAACCAGCGTGATACCTGGGGTGGACTGGGTGATGAAGGTGACGTACCGCTCGATGGCTACAAAGTTGCAGATATTGCCAGCTACTTCGACAATGTCAGTGGTAATGGCCATGATCAATTGCTGGGTCAGCGTTTCGTCGCTGATTTCAATAAAGTGGTCGAATATGCTGCAGCCAACCTGGATGATGGCGGTGGTTTTGCTAACTGCTCCAACGGCAGTACTTACTACTGTATGAACCCCACACCAGACGATGTTCGTCTGATTGAAGAAGACTCCACCAGCGCTTGGGTTCAATTGAACGCCGAATACGATATTGGTATCCCGGTTCGTGGTGCATTGGGTGTTCGTTGGGAAGACACAGAAACTCGTTCTTTCGCAACACCCATTGAGCTGCAATACACCGGTGAGGTTGTATGGATTGGCGGTAACGAGATGTATCTGCTGGCTGCTGACGATTACGAAGTTACTCCGGTCAAACAAGGCGAGGGTGGCTACGACTACTTCCTGCCAAGCATTGATCTGGCGTTTGACGTGACCGATGACGTGGTTGTTCGCACATCTTACGGTCGTAGCCTTGGCCGTCCACTGTGGAATCAGATGAGCGCCCTATCTATTGGCCGCGGCGTTGCACCTCAATCCATGTTCCCGGGTAGCCCTGGTGGTAGTGGTACACGTGGTGATGTGAACCTGAAGCCGATTATCTCCGACAACTTCGACTTGTCTGTGGAGTGGTACTACGACGAAGCCAGCTATGTTTCTGTCGGCTACTACAGAAAAGACGTTAAGAACTTCATCGGTACAACCGTATCGCCCGAAGTTATCTTTAATGCGCCGGACCCATCGCAAGGTAGCCGTCGTGATGCGGCCGTTGCTGCTGATCCCAACAATCAGTGGAGTACCGCTGCAGTTAAGGATTACATCGTTGCCAATACACCTGATGGCGACCCAAGTGTAGACCTGACCAAAAATCCGGCGTGGGTTTATGGTGTGGAAGGTGATCCAAATGTGATCTTCAACATTACCGAGTTCCTGAACGAACAGGAAGCGGCCTTTGAGGGATGGGAATTTGCGGTTCAACATAACTTCTGGGATACCGGTTTTGGTGTTGTTGCTAACTACACCATCACGGATTCCGATACCGAGTATGACGACGGTAACATCGTAGATCCGCAATTTGCATTAACCGGTTTGAGTGACAGTGCCAACTTTATTGCCTTCTATGAAAAGAACGGCGTACAAGTGCGCTTGAGCTACAACTGGCGTGATGACTACCTGAATGGAACCGCTGATGGTACAGGCGCTAACCCGACCTACGTTGAGAATTATCAGCAGGTCGACCTTAATGCCAGCTACGACATCAATGATAACTTCACGATATTCTTTGAAGGCATCAACATCACGGATGAATACCGTCGTACCTACGGTCGTCATGACCTGTACACCACGGGTGTTTACACCAGCGGTCCACGCTACAACATCGGTGCACGTTATACCTTCTAA
- a CDS encoding di-heme oxidoredictase family protein, producing MCLKRLGSRAFYLLILFACASVNAQTNLALNAPASGSTNVQPGNLATDGNASTRWESAYGVDPSWLTVDLGSQKSLASAQVVWEAANAENYLIQGSNNNADWTTLSIFTGGAFGNRTDNHTISGSYRWVRMHGTHRSVGNNWGYSIFEFRVFGAASSSSSSSTSGNCNLGCVTTLNGNTMRATVSAGNIVDIHYRVNGGSQQNFGMTLNNGVWTYDIGNLPAGATVSVSFTIITNGVGNTTAWNDYTLGSAPSSSSSSSSSTSSSSSSTSTPSGTNITGLGGAITAQYNNSPAGEGITNLIDNNVNTKFLTVASSSWVRYQAPASYIVTGYTLTSANDAPERDPLSWSLQGSNNGSSWTTIDSRSAQDFPNRFQTRAFTFNNSTGYTYYRFNFSNNSGTMTQLAEMKLYGTLGGGTTSSSSSSSSSVPLGNIVPLYNSSTQLEPTIRVQQGNQLITRIADRARDRHAKESHFQSYDHFLSFYWEHRTASIEIIETQFPDDTASIRMNVRTQWRLNDTEAENRWFYRGIGTVAEYCDNGTMVVVNDLNYYKERTHNCRTGQPIRKGDKLEFELSQFLDPSVPRGRAPYYGTTYLYIVGEGIVPWDILPGTFNTPTFGGGTKDSVKIPSQAWLGGGTTLPYDHSNEPDNHYIQMATNLGYNNGQPFVLGRRVHHTSFVDGTHDEHVENGVFDGMPGKAGPHYVNDRCTGCHVRNGRAAPANLGEPLDKWVFKVGDANGNPHPQLGRTLQPKSSGGAASEGVVSLQSWSNVGGLREPNYQFSGVQPATFSARIAPSLVGIGLLEAIPESAILAKEDPSDANGDGISGRANRVIDPVTGQTRLGRFGYKAGTSSVKHQVASALNNDMGVRTSVLPNPDCGSGQSDCGPSGSELSDTHLNNLVKYNSLLGVRPQRNINDAAVQRGKTQFTNIGCAGCHTASTYQTSANHPLAELRSQTIQPYTDLLLHDMGPGLADNLGEGQASGSEWRTAPLWGLGLSACVTGGVTNAGQGQQVCTPVHSYLHDGRARSIEEAILWHGGEGENAKNAYQALGSSQKQDVLRFLESL from the coding sequence ATGTGTCTAAAGAGACTAGGCAGCCGTGCCTTCTACTTGCTCATCCTGTTTGCCTGCGCCAGTGTTAACGCTCAGACAAATCTTGCACTCAACGCTCCTGCCTCCGGCAGTACCAATGTCCAACCAGGCAACCTTGCCACCGACGGTAACGCCAGCACCCGCTGGGAATCCGCTTACGGTGTCGATCCTTCCTGGCTTACGGTCGATTTGGGATCACAAAAAAGCCTGGCTTCAGCCCAAGTGGTCTGGGAAGCAGCCAACGCCGAGAACTACCTGATTCAGGGCTCCAACAACAACGCTGATTGGACTACCTTGAGTATTTTTACCGGTGGTGCCTTCGGCAACCGTACTGATAATCACACCATCAGCGGCAGCTACCGCTGGGTGCGTATGCACGGTACCCACCGCAGCGTCGGCAACAACTGGGGTTATTCGATCTTTGAGTTCCGCGTCTTTGGCGCCGCCTCATCCAGCTCGTCTTCCAGCACATCAGGCAACTGCAACCTGGGCTGCGTGACCACGCTCAACGGCAACACCATGCGTGCCACTGTCAGCGCCGGCAACATCGTGGATATCCACTACCGCGTGAATGGCGGATCGCAGCAGAATTTCGGTATGACGCTGAATAATGGTGTGTGGACTTACGACATCGGCAACCTGCCAGCAGGTGCGACCGTGAGTGTGAGCTTCACCATCATCACCAACGGTGTGGGCAATACCACGGCCTGGAACGATTACACCCTGGGCAGCGCGCCTTCGTCTTCCAGCAGCAGCTCCTCATCGACCAGCAGTTCATCCAGCTCTACCAGCACCCCGAGTGGCACCAACATCACCGGTCTGGGTGGCGCAATTACCGCACAGTACAACAACTCACCGGCGGGAGAAGGCATTACCAACCTGATCGATAACAATGTGAATACCAAGTTCCTGACCGTGGCCAGCTCTTCATGGGTTCGCTACCAGGCACCGGCGTCTTACATTGTCACTGGCTATACGCTGACCTCGGCTAACGATGCGCCCGAGCGCGACCCGTTGAGCTGGTCCCTGCAAGGCTCCAACAACGGCAGCAGCTGGACCACCATCGACAGCCGCTCTGCGCAGGATTTCCCCAACCGCTTCCAGACCCGTGCGTTTACGTTCAACAACAGCACCGGCTACACCTACTATCGCTTCAACTTCAGCAACAACAGCGGCACCATGACGCAACTGGCTGAGATGAAGCTGTACGGCACCTTGGGCGGCGGCACGACCTCGTCGTCTTCCAGCTCTTCCAGCAGCGTGCCGCTGGGCAACATCGTGCCCTTGTATAACTCATCTACCCAACTGGAGCCGACAATTAGAGTGCAACAGGGCAATCAGTTGATTACCCGCATTGCCGACCGCGCGCGCGACCGTCACGCGAAGGAAAGTCACTTCCAGTCCTATGACCACTTCCTGAGCTTCTATTGGGAACATCGCACGGCGTCCATCGAGATTATCGAAACCCAGTTCCCGGACGATACCGCCAGCATTCGTATGAATGTCAGAACCCAATGGCGCCTGAACGATACCGAAGCGGAAAACCGTTGGTTCTACCGCGGCATCGGCACCGTAGCCGAGTACTGCGATAACGGCACCATGGTCGTGGTCAACGACCTGAACTACTACAAAGAAAGAACTCACAACTGCCGCACCGGTCAGCCCATCCGCAAGGGTGACAAGCTGGAGTTTGAACTGAGCCAGTTCCTTGACCCGAGCGTACCGCGTGGTCGTGCGCCTTACTACGGCACCACCTACCTGTACATCGTCGGTGAGGGCATCGTGCCCTGGGACATTCTGCCCGGCACCTTTAATACGCCGACGTTTGGCGGCGGTACTAAAGATTCGGTGAAGATTCCCTCACAAGCCTGGTTAGGCGGTGGTACTACCCTGCCTTACGACCACTCCAATGAGCCGGATAACCACTACATCCAGATGGCCACCAACCTGGGCTACAACAACGGTCAGCCGTTTGTATTGGGCCGCCGTGTACACCACACCTCGTTCGTTGATGGTACCCATGACGAGCATGTGGAAAACGGTGTGTTCGATGGTATGCCCGGCAAAGCCGGTCCGCATTACGTGAATGATCGTTGTACCGGATGTCACGTGCGCAATGGCCGTGCGGCGCCTGCCAACCTGGGCGAGCCGTTAGACAAATGGGTATTCAAAGTGGGTGATGCCAACGGCAATCCGCATCCGCAACTGGGTCGTACTCTGCAACCCAAGTCATCCGGTGGTGCCGCAAGCGAAGGCGTCGTGTCTTTGCAAAGCTGGAGCAATGTCGGTGGCTTGCGTGAGCCGAACTACCAATTCAGCGGCGTGCAGCCGGCTACCTTCTCAGCGCGTATCGCACCATCACTGGTCGGTATAGGCTTGCTGGAAGCGATTCCCGAATCCGCCATCCTCGCGAAAGAAGATCCGAGCGATGCCAATGGTGACGGTATCTCCGGTCGTGCTAACCGTGTGATCGATCCGGTGACTGGTCAAACCCGTCTGGGTCGTTTCGGCTACAAAGCGGGCACCAGCAGCGTCAAGCATCAGGTCGCCAGCGCGCTGAATAACGATATGGGTGTGCGCACGTCCGTGTTGCCCAACCCGGATTGCGGTTCTGGTCAAAGCGATTGTGGCCCGAGCGGTTCCGAGTTGTCTGACACCCACCTGAACAACCTGGTGAAATACAACTCCCTGCTGGGTGTGCGTCCACAACGCAATATCAACGATGCGGCCGTACAACGCGGTAAAACCCAGTTCACCAACATCGGTTGTGCCGGTTGTCACACCGCGTCGACCTACCAAACCAGCGCCAACCATCCACTGGCCGAGCTGCGCAGCCAGACTATCCAGCCCTACACCGACCTGCTGTTGCACGATATGGGTCCAGGTCTGGCGGATAACCTGGGTGAAGGTCAGGCGTCCGGTTCCGAATGGCGTACCGCGCCGCTGTGGGGCCTGGGCTTGTCAGCTTGCGTCACCGGTGGTGTAACCAATGCCGGTCAAGGCCAGCAAGTGTGTACACCGGTTCACAGCTACCTGCATGACGGTCGCGCCAGATCCATCGAAGAAGCCATCCTGTGGCACGGTGGTGAAGGTGAAAACGCCAAAAATGCCTACCAGGCATTGGGCAGCTCACAAAAACAAGACGTACTGCGGTTCCTGGAATCCCTGTAA